In Drosophila yakuba strain Tai18E2 chromosome 2R, Prin_Dyak_Tai18E2_2.1, whole genome shotgun sequence, a single genomic region encodes these proteins:
- the LOC6530519 gene encoding WAS/WASL-interacting protein family member 2 isoform X4: protein MAIPPPPGPPPPPGPPPPPAMGGLKLGGAGGGADARSALLSSIQKGTKLKKTTTVDKSGPALSGKVCGGDGGAGIGAKRTLNNNTSTSNHNNSSSGSNGLGNGTPKLGGLFEGLSQMPKLKPVNGIRAAPSVGSAATTTSKSTTNSSAQQRSNSPPTAASASNASNGPMDFNTELTKHLTLKRQKQQQQQPQPPTNNTHINATEANLRTNRGPPPQPPKSANTSDSILERMNIPRTAPTPSFGSSSSVKAASPTLSDSGSNSSGSGGGSGSVKSKAANLNISLGNSFVNSSKSTASASTTSLNSSQTSSTGSMRQLAPNKSTLFGGSGGSSSGPSSGGGYATVQKSSPPSTADSTPSVTPTPPPLQLPTKPAISFGKPNFAPKPPGLNQLAMANGQQRPAVTRHHSMKSPRSPPAAGSLNGPLFPTQQHLGTLRGPLQFHGSESSSPNTSAGSMRCAPNPPKCKSPFLARPSVKPPPPPTPARSFSNTNLNHIGGSTTFSAVNTALIQSSAISSQAPSPPITQPPSSSSSSNSVAALRDQFRGGAGMSNGAPSPPLPPTPAPTSNPSSASASPKSLQRDNVKPIILNGGPLNPPAPPPHRSCPPPPPPQRQSSNGGSGSGSAPVPPQRHSSIRPNAPSTPPTHMANASHQFGSSSGLSSGSGAGAAASVGRLVNDLETKFGKRFHNVTEFPKPPPFLNIQKVYPSRTFKATNAPGNSNVNNNNNAVASNNNTTTTPNPSGSGGGSAPVLKPAYAPLKKHRAPAPPPQAGVAAATVSVIRQSSFLYGGAAGGSGGSSSIRPQSQPPGIGPRNSTVY, encoded by the exons ATGGCTATTCCGCCACCCCCGggaccaccgccgccgccaggACCTCCACCGCCTCCGGCGATGGGCGGTCTTAAATTGGGCggcgcaggaggaggagcagacGCACGATCTGCGCTGCTCAGTTCGATTCAGAAGGGGACAAAGCTGAAGAAGACCACCACGGTGGACAAGAGTGGGCCAGCGCTGTCGGGTAAGGTGTGcggaggagatggaggagcAGGTATTGGAGCCAAGCGAACCctcaacaacaacaccagcaccagcaaccacaacaacagcagcagtggcagcaatgGCCTTGGCAATGGTACCCCCAAATTGGGAGGCCTGTTCGAAGGCCTCTCGCAAATGCCAAAACTGAAGCCCGTGAATGGCATTCGCG CAGCGCCATCCGTCGGCtcggcagcaacaacgacaTCGAAGTCCACAACGAACTCATCGGCTCAGCAGCGGAGCAACAGCCCCCCAACCGCGGCGAGCGCCTCGAATGCCAGCAACGGACCCATGGACTTCAACACGGAGCTCACCAAGCACTTAACGCTGAAGCgccagaaacagcagcagcaacaaccacagccGCCGACAAACAACACACATATCAATGCCACAGAAGCCAATCTGAGAACAAATCGGGGACCACCACCGCAACCGCCAAAG TCAGCCAACACAAGTGATTCGATCTTGGAACGCATGAACATCCCCCGCACAGCGCCGACCCCCTCCTTCGGCTCCAGTTCGAGTGTCAAAGCGGCATCGCCCACGCTCTCggacagcggcagcaacagcagcgggagtggaggtggaagtggaagtgtCAAGAGCAAGGCGGCCAACCTAAA TATCTCGTTAGGAAATAGCTTTGTAAATAGTTCAAAATCAACCGCAAGTGCCTCGACCACGTCCTTAAACAGCAGTCAAACGTCCTCGACGGGATCGATGCGCCAACTGGCGCCGAATAAGTCCACATTGTTTGGTGGCAGCGGTGGCTCAAGTTCCGGGCCGAGTTCTGGTGGTGGTTATGCAACTGTGCAGAAATCCTCGCCGCCTTCAACGGCCGATAGCACGCCCTCTGTGACGCCCACACCGCcaccgctgcagctgccgaCGAAGCCGGCCATCAGTTTTGGCAAGCCCAATTTTGCTCCAAAGCCACCGGGCTTGAATCAACTGGCGATGGCCAACGGTCAGCAGCGTCCGGCGGTGACCAGGCACCACAGCATGAAGTCGCCCAG ATCTCCGCCTGCGGCCGGCAGCCTCAACGGTCCTTTGTTCCCCACCCAGCAGCATTTAGGCACCCTGCGCGGTCCACTGCAGTTCCATGGCAGCGAATCCAGCAGCCCCAACACCAGCGCCGGCAGCATGAGATGTGCCCCTAACCCGCCAAAGTGTAAGAGTCCTTTTCTTG CCCGCCCATCGGTaaagccaccaccaccacccacgcCGGCTCGCAGTTTCTCCAACACCAATCTGAACCACATCGGCGGATCGACGACGTTCAGTGCGGTAAACACAGCGCTCATCCAGAGCTCGGCCATCAGTTCTCAAGCTCCCTCACCTCCAATTACCCAGCCGCCATCGTcctcgagcagcagcaacagcgtGGCTGCCCTGCGTGACCAGTTCCGTGGAGGCGCTGGAATGTCCAACGGAGCCCCATCGCCGCCACTGCCGCCGACGCCCGCTCCCACATCCAATCCATCCTCAGCAAGCGCCAGTCCAAAGTCGTTGCAGCGAGACAATGTCAAGCCCATTATCCTAAATGGAGGTCCTCTAAATCCGCCAGCGCCGCCGCCACACCGCAGCTGCccacctccgccgccgccacaGCGACAGTCGAGCAAT GGTGGCTCCGGATCGGGATCAGCGCCAGTTCCGCCGCAGCGTCACTCATCCATTCGGCCCAACGCCCCATCAACGCCACCAACGCACATGGCCAATGCTTCGCATCAGTTTGGCAGCAGCTCGGGATTGTCATCAGGTTcgggagcaggagctgcagccAGCGTGGGTCGCCTGGTCAACGACTTGGAGACCAAGTTCGGAAAGCGATTCCACAACGTCACTGAGTTCCCCAAGCCGCCGCcgtttttaaatatacaaaaagtCTATCCTAGTCGCACGTTTAAGGCCACCAATG CGCCCGGAAACAGCAATgtgaacaacaacaacaacgcggtggccagcaacaataacacGACCACGACTCCCAATCCCAGCGGGTCCGGAGGAGGATCAGCTCCAGTGCTAAAGCCGGCCTACGCTCCACTGAAGAAGCATCGGGCACCGGCTCCACCTCCACAAGCTGGTGTGGCCGCCGCCACGGTATCGGTCATCCGGCAGTCAAGCTTCCTTTACGGCGGAGCAGCAGGTGGTTCCGGTGGCTCCAGTAGCATACGGCCGCAGTCCCAACCGCCCGGGATCGGACCACGGAACTCCACCGTCTACTGA